A segment of the Pseudoliparis swirei isolate HS2019 ecotype Mariana Trench chromosome 4, NWPU_hadal_v1, whole genome shotgun sequence genome:
gCGTATTTTCTCACTGTGGCTAGTTTCTTGACAGCATCATCTGAAGCTCCCAGCGATGCTAAGCCGATTTCTTGGGAGAACCGGGCGAAGCTGGGCTCAGCGAGCAGGGGAACGTGACCCAGCAGCTCATGGCATGTGTCTCTACATCCAAACGTGAGAAGGCAAATGCAGGTTTTGCTTCACTGAAATactaaaaaccaaaaaaaaccagTAGTATGAAGTGAATACCTATTGTGAGTACCCGTCTGTACTCACGGTTCAGGTGTGTACAAAGGCCTGGAGCTGTGGCGGACATACTGAGTGCAGTGGAACACTCTGAAGGCCAGGCCCGCGAGGAAGTCCCTGGGGGAGAGGTACCCCGCTACTGGCCGGATGATGAAGCCTGAgcgttctacacacacacacacacacacacacctgttagtTAGAGAGAGGTTTGACAGCAAAGTCCGTGATTTTCCTAGATCAGCAGCATCAATTGGCCTCAATCAAGAACCATGAACATATTTACACTTCAGTCAGTGATTTAAAGGTCATATTGATAACAtttttactctaattattctaATGATGAAGTATCATGAATGTGCACTTGCGTTGTTTCTAGTGCTGTTTAAATTTTGCATTTCATCTTAATAAAAAATCCATTGATCTCCATTGTAAAGCTCTATATGCAAATGAGGTGAGACAATTTTACATTTCTAAAGCTGTAGAAGCTAATCCTGATCGTGAGGTTAGACAAGTGTTACCTCAGTAGGGTGAGAAACATAAGACAGTGTTACCTCAGTAGGGTGAGAAACATaagacttttctttttaatttagcGCTGTTGAAAAAACAATCGTTCAATCTCAGGGTTTTTTCTGAGTGACGGGTTGAAGATTATGACTGCTTCCAAATACAAGTTCCCTgttattttgtcatttaaatgtCTATTTGTAATGAAGCAAGTTGGGAGATATTGAGCTTTAATCGGCAGTAACTTAACAGGACTCAGACAGCAGGTCTCAGCAGGACTCCTCACTTGTGGAGGGAGGATGATGCAAGACCCACTCAGATCTGAACTCGATGCGACCGGACCACCTCGGCATGTGGTCTGGTCGCGCAAATGGCCTTGGTCTATGAGGTCAGagcagtctcaataattgcatttGCAGTTTCAATaattgcatttgcaattattgagactgcaaatgcaattattgagactgctCTGACCCCATATTGGTCGGCCAATTCCTCCATCCGCGTGATCGGTTGACAGAAGTCACACCGAGAAGCCGCGTGTGGCCACGGCCTCGTGATTCAAACGGTTACCCTTGAGGAAGTGGGAGACATCCTCCAGCTGGGGGATGTTGTCTTCGCTGTAGCCACAGTATTCGGTCAGCAGGGGAAGGTTCTTCAGGTACTCCTTGCAGGCGTGGCTGGGGTAGAGCTTTTTGAGCTCCTTGAACACCACCCCCCAGGTACGCACCTCCTCTGTTGTGAAGTCTATGCGAAGAATAGGATCGCCACTGACCAAACATCAAGAGTTCGTTATCAAAATACAGCTTTAAAGGAGATCAAATATACAAGCAGGGGGAATGACGTGGCAATGTTCTGAATTCCTTTACACCGTGTTATTTTGTGGCAGACTATGGGAGTATCTCAACAAGCATTACTTTGATTTAACCCTGAGCTTCTCCACCATCAGCAGTGCGTTCATGTCATCTATTGGTCAGGTTAACTGTTGAGAAGGCAGAACAACACCAGTACTGTTTTGTTTGAATTTTTATAAGTGAGAAAACCGGTCTCACTGAATTATTTCCGATCCTCGGTTACAGTAAGACATAAGAAAgcatatataaaatacatatttgtccTTTGAATGTAGCATCCAAAATCAGGACAGTAACCTGGGCAACCTTTTTCACCGGCACCCATCTTAACTGTTTCCCACTTGAGGCCTTTTCATCGTTTGCTTTTTCGATTACTGTtctacaatttatttttaaagagaatatatttaaatttagcTTTATATATCAGACACCCTAactgccctttttttggttttctaaaaaaaaaactggtgCCTTTAAATTAAAAAGCTCCAAACCCACGGGAATAATTAGCCTTCTTATTTTCCTGACTTTCAAGACTTATTTGCTTTATTCCCCAAATATGTGtgacatcattttattttatttggattTCAGATGAAGCGGATGTGGTTTGCCTCAGAGTTTTGATTTTGACCTCCGAGATGAAATGGCGCATGCTCGAAGGTTTCACCTTCAATACATCGAAGCAAAGTGCGACAATTCGCATCACAGTCAAGGAAACCGTGGAACTCACAGTTTGTAGCTCATCGCCAAATCAGCAAAGTACTTTCTTCTTTTAAGGTACACTTTGTCTTTAAATCCctgcaacaacaaatacaaatcaGACTTACAATCTCAGTTTTCACAATTTCCCTTTTTATTATAAAAGTAAAGAATGTATCAGAGCTAATCCGTAACTAATCCTCACCGGATGGTCGGCGTCTAAGTCCGAGCCATACATCAAAACCCTGTTCGCAGACCGATCCAAATCAGAGATCTTCTTCGGGAACCACGGCAAACCGGCTATGTCTGTCATACAAATTAAAGTTCAGTTCAACTAGAAATCTGCTTGCATCTCAttacttgatgatggtattcaCTGCTATTTGAGGATGAAAAGATGCGTTCTCTCATTGTAAGTCCCGAGGGCCTACCGTCATCAGGCAGACTGGAGTTCTCAAATGGAGTGATCTCAACCACATCGGTGTGCGTTCTCAGCAGCTGGGTCAGCTCCTTGAGCTGCTCGTGGTCAGTGTCACAATCCACGAAGATCTCAAAGTCTGAATTCTTCCGCTGGGACTTGCGGGACTCAATGTGAACAAGGTTGACGTGCTTTTCCTGCACGTACATGCAATGCAAGATGAATGTGGAATAAGCTTCTAGTACGGGATCAGACCCGTCCAGTGTTGAATTGAAAGATAACAGCgtgtactttttaaaaaacgtttAAAATCAGACAACACACCTGGAAAAGCCGAAGTGCCCTTATGAGACTCCCCACTTCAttttttagtgagaatacgatgGTCACGACTCCCTTCGCAGAGCTGCTGGGCCTTGAAGTGGAGATGCTCTGGTTGTCCTATTTCTCACCaaatatacagaatgtgacCTCAAAGAAAATATGCATCAATGGATCTGCAGATCCAATCACCTGCAGCAAGACTGTACACCTAGGCCGGCATATAGGTTTGCAAAAAATGTCCATAAATTTCGGCCCATCATTCCGAGACCTATTGGGGTTTGGGAATGATGGTCCCTCTAAATAATGGCATGACACTAGTTATGGCTCAGCCTTCGCCATGTTAAGAAATGCCCCCAATCGCGTATACAGCATCTTTAAATAGCACATTTTATCTGCCACAGCGTACATATCTGCTCTGTAAATCACAAAAGCAACCAAATTAATAAACCAAAAGAGgaaattttatattttgtggtTTCGTGATGACGCCCTAGTTTTGGAATGATTTCAAGGATTACGTTGGGTATCCATCATAGTAGATCAACACAACACACTTTCCTGCTAAAGTCTTCTTCTCATATAACTTACAAACGTGGACATAAGCCACCAAAGAAACATTATCTGGGGATATTCATACTGCCTAATGCCAGTTCGGTGATTAGATGCtcagctgcagcacaacaaACTCTGAGTTAGAGAGCCGCTGTGGGCCCAACTCTCCAATACCACAAACAACTCTTTGCCCATGGACATGTCGGCTACAGCGCAACTATATATTTtgtatccttctctctctttcactccggTATCACACTCTTTTcaggctgtcaatcaaacacacatattatattaGGTTGAGACGAAAAAAGGCACTTCTCATATATTTcccaaaatactttttttcttcttccttttaatAATCAAACGCATTACCAATAATACCTGTAGCCTAATATAAAAACAGGTTGACACTATCTTTGTCTACAGAAAGAAACATCATTTCCGTTTTCAGTTCATTTTCCATCCAGATTTATAATGATGTGTTTGGCTTCGACCAAAGAGAAATCATTTGACAGTTTGGATGCTCCACCACTGAGCCAAACCAGCTCCATTGGtcaatgaaccaatcaggaggtcacctcaAAGTAACAAAGTGaaaaacataacacaaacaTTATGAGGTCGACTTACTTCTTTGTTGAGCTGCTTCTCCTCATAAGCAGGATTAACCGAGTCAAAAgacccttccctgcttggcccGTGTTCTTCTGAATTCTTGGCGTACATGCCGGCCTCCGGATCAGGCGTAGAACTGCACTGGTTTGCTTCGTAAATTTGTGTTTTCTGCGCAAGCTTCAGCTCAGCTTGAAACTGGACGCTGTAGAAGGAAGACAACTCTCTGGGCAGCAGAAGGCTTTGGAGATCAGCTCCAGTGTGAGTCGCCCGGCGCACTGTCCCACAGAGCAAAATGCTGGGGTGTTTATGAGGCTGTAAGGGAGGGGAGGTGCACAGAGAAAGGGAGCAGCAATTTATTTCAGCAGGAGGGAGATTAGTACAGGTCATTACggtccatacacacacacacacacacacacacacacacacacacacacgcgcgcgagCGGTATAGGGGGACCACAATGAAGCTACTGCTTCACTGGCTGCAACCTCCGGTTCCGaagagtgaagccgaagtatcTTAAAActggcattctctctcctggcgtCCACAATACCAAACTCGAGTCTTCGCAATGACAGCTCACGAACCAAAGTTATTTTTCCATAGGGAGAAGGTGGCCTCTCCAATTACGTAGTTCAAGATGCTTTAACTTTCAAATATGGTTTATTTGAAAGTGAGAAACTCTAGAACCTTCATGAATGACGGATTACTGACTTTATAAAAAGTTATTCTACGTAATTGATACACTATGAGGGATCTTTATGGTTTTACAAACTATTGAGGATATTTGAGACCTTTTGTAAAAGATTCTAAACAGTGGTTCCAAACTTTGTTTTGATCGGCCTCATGAGTGGCACAGTTTCAAGAACCAGGCTGGAAGGCTGACAGACCAAACCTGGCTCGCACGGAGTCACTTCTAGTTGCATTGGCAATATTTGCATGTCACCGACATGTAAAGTTGTTGGCAACATCCAGGACTGTTGAGTGTGATTGTTGTGCATTGTGTTGGTTAACGCTTGTCAACGTGCTTTTCGTCACCACGCTCATATCCATATCGACCTTATTGATTGCTTCACATAACACGTTTTCTTTGAAGATCGGCTGCAGATCAAAAACGGACTTTTTTCAGtgttatattttacattttgccgtatttaacccttgtgttgccttcgggtcaatttgacccgattcaatgtttaaccctcctgttacctttatatttactgacatattttacccttgaggtcaatatgaccccagctattaaaatctccagaaaattattagaattaatattgttttccaagtttaagtgtgaggtactttatgtttgtttgttgactcccgaaagaacaccgacattaaacattgaatcgggtcaaattgacccgaaggcgacaggagggttaaatattgaatcgggtcaaaattacccgaaggcaacacaataGGTTAAATAGAAATACAATCATGCATTGTACTAaccattttatttgtgtttacgCGTCAGGTCTGCTTATTAactgcattttttatttaattcacaaTAAGGGGCATTAATTCCCAATTTAGATGAGTAAAGCCAAGTGcctgcttaaaaaaaagaagattcctGGAGGTGTCGGATCTTACATGAGTAAGCCCGAAGATGCGGTGCTCCAAAATGCCTTGGTTGAGTTTGCATTGGTGCACTTTTGAATCCCTATAGCCTCAAAGTCAATCCATTTATTCaatgtttatgttttaataaACACCAGTTTaacatccgatgtgaggtcctgggacagggatgttgtatgtgtacagattataaatccctctgaggcaatttgtgatattgggctatacaaaataaactgaataaaattgaattgaaaatattttaatattttgttcaacgacataaaatatgtaattttaTAACCCTGTAGTGAATTTGTGTTGGTTTTTACACGTCTTTAAAGAGGCGGTTGCTAATGAGGGTCTACATGAGACTCCTGGGGGCGAGGTCTTCAGTACCTGGAGGGACACGGTCCGGAGGAGAGACAATGGGTCGTTCTCGTAACTTCTGCCACACCCGACTCATCGACAGGTTTCACCGACAGCACCACCAGCCTTCCGGGACTCCTTCTGTTTACGGGGATTGTGGTTATCATCCTggttttctgtcatattcatggaatgtgttgtaacgttgttcattctgtacacgtCTTTTTTTCCGGGTATTTGtcatttttcttcttaaaaATTAAGACGAGGCCTTTAAGATTTATTTGCTATGGCAACAGCGGCTGAATTTCACTACATCTTTTGTCATTTTGCTACTTTGCGTCATTCTTACACAATTGAtataactttctttttttagaccTACTCGCATATTCTTatcaattaattttattttataaagctaAATGAAGTCCTTATAcacaaagacccccccccccacacacacacacacacacacacacacacacacgcacacacacaccttctctccAGGGCCCTGGCACATGCCCCCTTTCCCTATATGCAGTTATCCTATATGATGGGAAATTGTAATTACAGCAAGAGACAGGAAGTCTCCATCTGGTTCTTTAATTTTGTCCGAAACAGTAGCCTGTCTTCATATGAGACCTGGcgcattaaaacacatttacagcTGGATCTGGTCTTCAGGAGCCCTCTTGACAAGAGAATCACTGGTGCAGGTTTGTTGACTGTAGTAACAAGTTATCTGCAGCCTggagagggagtgggggggttcTGAGAGTTAAACCGGGACATGTAGCTCTGCTCCTGTTGAGCAGCTTAATGAAAAGTGATCTCAGGGTGCGATCCATCTGCTCTGTCTGTTTACACAATTAGAAAGCCCAGGCCCTCTGTGATGGTGGATTTAAAAAAGCTTCACAGAGATGCAGGTCCATGTAGCTATGCGACAGGGTGGTGGGGACTGAAATGAACAACCCCAGCTGATTTGCGTTTAGCTAATTGCCTGTCCAAGTACGTTATAATGTAATGCACGACACATTTCTGTTCCCGTTTCCCCTCTGGCTTCCTGTCCCCGTTTCAGCCCGGTGAAGCCCACGCAGATTTGATGTGGCGACGTCTCGGAAGACGACGTAGATTGAATTCGTCAAACGCTCATTTGTGACGTTGAGATTTTGGAAGGAGCAACGCCACTCCTAAAGTTTGGAACGAGTTACAATGTCATTTTGTGTTGGGTTTTCGATCCTAAGAGGTGAACTTCAGGGTTACCAATAGATTCCAGAGTATTTTTGTCATCGACGCTTGAGGTTGACAGACTCATTAAGTGGGAGACCACTCACTAGGAAGTGTATGTATATCTCACACGCTGTGCAAAATATACACTGTATCAAAATATTGTTTGTCTTCATTTTGCCATCTTTCTCCGTGGTTCTTCCTCGTGGGCTGAAAGAGGAGCCGCAGTAACATGGTGACGACCTACAGCTGCTGCCACCTTGTTGAAGCAACGGTCGGTGGCTGGGGGTTTAGCCATGTATTAACTTCCAGCAGACATACTGTAGCTTTCACTGAATACATCGGAGGTAAGAGGTGGGTCTGATTGCCTCTGTGGAAGCATGTCCCAGTTCCATAAAACAGGCAAGAAAGTCTGCTTATTTAGTTTGGCCTTGGACAGCAACAAAAGGAATACATTGTTATAAATGAAGCTTTAGAGGAGCTGTAAGTAAAGAAGACTCGACTGAAACAGCCAGTTAGCATCACATGATCCAACCTAGAATTCTTACAATCACGTAGAATGAGAAGTAGGTGTGCTGCGTCTCATCTCGACATCGTTTTTTAATGGTCTGCGTTTCCATCGTCCATGCGTACCATGTGGACTATGCGGCCAATGCTGAGTCATCCCCAGAGTTCTCAAACAAGTGGCGGTAGCGTTTCCGAACCCCTCCGGgggttttggaggggggggggggtaaaattcTGGGGTAGTGCGGACACTAGTTGTAAACTTGACAAGagatatttgttttaaaatggaaacatAGTAGTGTGGATGTAGCTTCAGTCCCCCACAGACTTAACCGTGCGTACCTTCGGCCCACTGTActgtatttaaatatctttGAATGGCTGACTGCTTCCTTGTGGCATTTATACATTGGTAAAACTGTCTGCATGTATCTTTCTAATAAAGACTGAATAAATGGAAAATACTCACTAAattggttttgtttttcataatttaaaaaaaagttagaatGGTTGCTAAAAGAGGTTTTCCTTGTCTTAACTTTGGATGCAGTTACCCTTCTCCACGACTAGATGATGCTAAATTACACATGCAAGGTCTTTACTTCTCTGTAAGCACAGATATACTGCACATCAATGCAACCGCATGCTGCAGGCTGCAGGCTGTTTTAGTCTACTCAaacttatatactgtatacacatataatatgtCTGCTTATTCTGTCACTCAAACTACTTCATCCATGTTGGCGACattgcacacattcacacaactctCCTTCTCACAAGCTTTTCTGGCCGTAATGGGCTAACATACAAAATAGACTTTTCCAAATAAAGCCAATACATTTGCTCAAAGTACTGGATAACAGATCAACTCATTATCACCACCCTCATATTCTTTAGAGtctcatttattttgtgtgtgcagggaTGGAATGTaattaagtacatttactcaagtactgtacCAAAGTACTCTTTTAACAAAGTAactattaaataaattaatcaGAACTGCTTTTATTTTACATTGCTGTGGAGAAGAAATCAGAGAGTGGAGGAAAACACTGCACGAATAGAAACCACATGTCCTAATTTTCAAAACATAAAGAAAACCCTTCCTATATACAATATATGGGCGCAAAAACAAATTTTACTTTTgctaaaaaaaagtacaattatGAATGTGGGATTATTACTAGAAGATCTGCATCTGAATATTTCCTCCACTGCTGTATATTATGTGGGTCTTCTGTGACTGcctgagtttatttatttttaatgatccGTGTACTGTTATTTTACTAAGAGTTATCTATTTATTTGACTATATTGCATTGCTTTTTTCTTAATATGTTAAATCATTATAGGGTGGTCCAATTAATCTGTCTTCCTGTTGCAACAACTTCAGGGCGCACTgaaacattacacacacacacacacacacacacacacacacacacacacacacacacacacacacacacaaacacac
Coding sequences within it:
- the LOC130193164 gene encoding tryptophan 5-hydroxylase 1-like isoform X1; this translates as MYAKNSEEHGPSREGSFDSVNPAYEEKQLNKEDNQSISTSRPSSSAKGVVTIVFSLKNEVGSLIRALRLFQEKHVNLVHIESRKSQRKNSDFEIFVDCDTDHEQLKELTQLLRTHTDVVEITPFENSSLPDDDIAGLPWFPKKISDLDRSANRVLMYGSDLDADHPGFKDKVYLKRRKYFADLAMSYKLGDPILRIDFTTEEVRTWGVVFKELKKLYPSHACKEYLKNLPLLTEYCGYSEDNIPQLEDVSHFLKERSGFIIRPVAGYLSPRDFLAGLAFRVFHCTQYVRHSSRPLYTPEPDTCHELLGHVPLLAEPSFARFSQEIGLASLGASDDAVKKLATCYFFTVEFGLCKQDGRLRAYGAGLLSSISELKHALSGRANILPFDPVVTCNQECIITTFQDVYFVSESFEDAKNKMREFARTIWRPFSVHYNPYTQSVDVLKDTNSINSMVKGIRDELDIVEEALSRLNT
- the LOC130193164 gene encoding tryptophan 5-hydroxylase 1-like isoform X2 is translated as MYVQEKHVNLVHIESRKSQRKNSDFEIFVDCDTDHEQLKELTQLLRTHTDVVEITPFENSSLPDDDIAGLPWFPKKISDLDRSANRVLMYGSDLDADHPGFKDKVYLKRRKYFADLAMSYKLGDPILRIDFTTEEVRTWGVVFKELKKLYPSHACKEYLKNLPLLTEYCGYSEDNIPQLEDVSHFLKERSGFIIRPVAGYLSPRDFLAGLAFRVFHCTQYVRHSSRPLYTPEPDTCHELLGHVPLLAEPSFARFSQEIGLASLGASDDAVKKLATCYFFTVEFGLCKQDGRLRAYGAGLLSSISELKHALSGRANILPFDPVVTCNQECIITTFQDVYFVSESFEDAKNKMREFARTIWRPFSVHYNPYTQSVDVLKDTNSINSMVKGIRDELDIVEEALSRLNT